A genome region from Panthera uncia isolate 11264 chromosome A3 unlocalized genomic scaffold, Puncia_PCG_1.0 HiC_scaffold_11, whole genome shotgun sequence includes the following:
- the SEMA4C gene encoding semaphorin-4C, with protein sequence MAPHWAVWLLAVGLWGLGIGAEVWWNLVPRKTVSSGELATVVRRFSQTGIQDFLTLTLTEQTGLLYVGAREALFAFSVEALELQGAISWEAPAEKKAECIQKGKSNQTECFNFIRFLQPYNTSHLYVCGTYAFQPKCTYIDMLTFTLERGEFEDGKGKCPYDPAKGHTGLLVDGELYSATLNNFLGTEPVILRNMGPHHSMKTEYLAFWLNEPHFVGSAYIPESVGSFTGDDDKVYFFFSERAVEYDCYAEQVVARVARVCKGDMGGARTLQRKWTTFLKARLVCSAPDWQLYFNQLQALHTLQDASWHNTTFFGVFRARWGDVDLSAVCEYQLEEIQRVFEGPYKEYREQAQKWGRYTDPVPSPRPGSCINNWHRRHGYTSSLELPDNTLNFIKKHPLMEEQVGPRWGRPLLVKKDTNFTHLVADRVTGLDGATYTVLFIGTGDGWLLKAVSLGPWVHLIEELQVFDQEPVESLVLSRSKKLLFAGSRSQLVQLPLADCMKYRSCADCVLARDPYCAWSVNTSHCVTVGGHSGSLLIQHVTVSDTSGICNLRGNKKVRLTPKNITVVAGTDLVLPCRLSSNLAHARWTFGGRDLPAEQPGSFLYDARLQALVVMAAQPRHAGAYHCFSEEQGARLAAEGYLVAVVAGPSVTLEARAPLENLGLVWLAVVALGAVCLVLLLLVLSLRRRLREELEKGAKAAERTLVYPLELPKEPTSPPFRPGPEADEKLWDPVGYYYSDGSLKIVPGHARCQPGGGPPSPPPGIPGQPLPSPTRLHLGGGRNSNANGYVRLQLGGEDRGGLGHPLPELADELRRKLQQRQPLPDSNPEESSV encoded by the exons atggccccacactgggctgtctGGCTGCTGGCAGTGGGGCTGTGGGGCCTGGGCATTGGGGCTGAGGTGTGGTGGAACCTGGTGCCCCGGAAGACGGTATCTTCTGGGG AGTTGGCCACAGTAGTGCGGCGGTTCTCCCAAACGGGCATCCAGGACTTCCTGACATTGACCCTGACTGAGCAGACAGGACTTCTGTATGTGGGGGCCCGGGAGGCCCTGTTTGCCTTCAGCGTGGAGGCGCTGGAGCTGCAAGGAGCG ATCTCGTGGGAGGCACCAGCTGAGAAGAAGGCCGAGTGTATCCAGAAAGGGAAGAGTAACCAG ACGGAGTGTTTCAACTTTATCCGCTTCCTGCAGCCCTACAACACATCCCATCTGTACGTCTGTGGTACCTACGCCTTCCAGCCCAAATGCACCTACATC GACATGCTTACCTTCACTTTGGAGCGTGGAGAGTTTGAGGATGGGAAGGGGAAATGTCCCTATGACCCAGCCAAgggccacactggcctccttgtgG ATGGCGAGCTGTACTCGGCCACGCTCAACAACTTCCTAGGTACAGAGCCTGTTATCCTACGCAACATGGGGCCTCACCACTCCATGAAGACAGAATACCTGGCTTTCTGGCTCAATG AACCTCATTTTGTAGGCTCTGCCTACATACCAGAGAGTGTGGGCAGCTTCACAGGGGACGACGACAAGGTCTACTTCTTCTTCAGTGAGCGGGCAGTGGAGTATGATTGCTATGCGGAACAGGTGGTGGCTCGGGTAGCCCGAGTCTGCAAG GGCGACATGGGGGGTGCACGGACCCTGCAGAGGAAGTGGACCACGTTCCTGAAGGCGAGGCTGGTGTGCTCTGCCCCCGACTGGCAGCTCTACTTCAACCAACTGCAGGCACTGCACACCCTGCAGGATGCCTCTTGGCACAACACCACCTTCTTTGGGGTTTTTCGTGCACGATG GGGCGATGTGGACCTGTCAGCAGTCTGCGAGTACCAGTTGGAAGAGATCCAGAGGGTATTTGAGGGTCCCTACAAGGAGTACCGTGAGCAAGCCCAGAAGTGGGGCCGCTATACTGACCCAGTACCCAGCCCACGGCCAGGCTCG TGCATCAACAACTGGCACCGACGCCATGGCTATACCAGTTCTCTAGAGCTGCCTGATAACACCCTCAACTTCATCAAGAAGCACCCACTGATGGAGGAGCAAGTAGGGCCTCGGTGGGGCCGGCCCTTGCTTGTGAAGAAGGACACCAACTTCACCCACCTGGTGGCTGACCGGGTTACAGGACTTGATGGAGCCACCTATACAGTGCTGTTCATTGGCACAG GAGACGGCTGGCTGCTTAAGGCTGTGAGCCTGGGGCCCTGGGTCCACCTGATCGAGGAGCTACAGGTGTTTGACCAGGAGCCTGTGGAAAGCTTGGTCCTATCCCGGAGCAAG AAGCTTCTCTTTGCAGGCTCCCGCTCTCAGCTGGTTCAGCTGCCCCTGGCTGACTGCATGAAGTACCGCTCTTGCGCAGACTGCGTCCTCGCTCGGGACCCCTACTGTGCCTGGAGTGTCAACACCAGCCACTGTGTGACCGTGGGTGGCCACTCTGG GTCCTTGCTGATCCAGCACGTGACAGTCTCAGACACCTCAGGCATTTGTAACCTCCGTGGCAATAAGAAAG TCAGGCTCACACCCAAAAACATCACCGTGGTGGCAGGCACAGACCTGGTGCTGCCCTGCCGCCTCTCTTCCAATTTGGCCCATGCCCGCTGGACCTTTGGGGGCCGGGACCTGCCTGCCGAACAGCCCGGCTCCTTCCTCTATGATGCCCGCCTACAGGCCCTGGTTGTGATGGCTGCCCAGCCCCGCCACGCCGGGGCCTACCACTGCTTTTCAGAGGAGCAGGGGGCGCGGCTGGCTGCTGAAGGCTACCTGGTGGCTGTGGTGGCGGGTCCATCGGTGACCCTGGAGGCCCGGGCACCCTTGGAAAACCTGGGGCTGGTGTGGCTGGCTGTGGTGGCCCTGGGGGCCGTGTGCCTGGTACTGCTGCTGCTTGTTTTGTCCCTGCGCCGGCGGCTGCGGGAGGAACTGGAGAAAGGTGCCAAGGCGGCGGAGAGGACCCTGGTGTACCCTCTGGAGCTGCCCAAGGAGCCTACCAGCCCCCCGTTCAGGCCTGGCCCTGAGGCTGATGAGAAACTCTGGGATCCTGTTGGCTACTACTACTCGGACGGCTCCCTCAAGATTGTGCCTGGACACGCTCGCTGCCAGCCCGGGGGCGGGCCCCCTTCTCCACCTCCAGGCATCCCCGGCCAGCCCCTGCCTTCTCCGACCCGGCTTCACCTGGGGGGCGGGCGGAACTCAAATGCCAATGGCTACGTCCGCTTACAGCTGGGAGGGGAGGACCGCGGCGGGCTTGGGCACCCGCTGCCAGAGCTCGCTGATGAACTGAGGCGCAAACTGCAGCAGCGACAGCCGCTGCCGGACTCCAATCCTGAGGAGTCCTCGGTATGA
- the ANKRD39 gene encoding ankyrin repeat domain-containing protein 39 encodes MAAPRPCADSPCCSHPGVASGVQQTLEEMDFDRGIWSAALNGDLGRVKYLIQKAIDPSQPDSAGYTALHYASRNGHYAVCQFLLESGAKCDAQTHGGATALHRASYCGHTEIARLLLSHGSNPRLVDDDGMTSLHKAAEKGHVDICSLLLQHSPALKAVRDRKARLACDLLPCDSDLRDLLAS; translated from the exons ATGGCGGCGCCGCGGCCATGCGCCGATAGCCCGTGCTGCTCTCATCCGGGTGTGGCGTCCGGCGTGCAACAGACGCTGGAGGAGATGGACTTCGACAGGG GAATCTGGTCAGCAGCCCTGAATGGAGACCTAGGTCGAGTGAAATATTTAATCCAGAAGGCAATAGACCCTAGCCAGCCTGACTCAGCTGGCTACACTGCTCtg CACTATGCCAGCCGCAACGGGCACTATGCTGTATGCCAGTTCCTGCTGGAAAGTGGGGCTAAGTGTGATGCCCAAACCCATGGGGGCGCCACTGCTCTGCACCGGGCAAGCTACTGTGGGCACACTGAAATTGCACGGCTCCTGCTGTCTCATGGGTCCAACCCCAGGTTGGTAGATGACGATGGCATGACCAGTTTGCATAAG GCTGCTGAGAAGGGTCACGTGGACATTTGCTCTCTCCTGTTGCAACACAGCCCAGCCCTGAAGGCTGTCCGGGATCGGAAGGCACGACTGGCATGTGACCTGCTGCCCTGCGACAGTGACCTACGGGACCTGCTGGCCAGCTGA